Part of the Temnothorax longispinosus isolate EJ_2023e chromosome 5, Tlon_JGU_v1, whole genome shotgun sequence genome is shown below.
CCTCCGTATCGCCGCAGCCGCTTCACGTCATCGCTTCGCGACTCGCGCGGGCCCTtggttatatttttctttctgccTCTTTGATGTTTTTCCCTTCTGCTTTTCGGCGGCCGCGTACGTTTCCGTGTGCCGGCCGCGGCGGAGGAGGATACGACTCGAGGACCGCTAGTAAACTAAACTGACTGAAGTTTCGGCTTGCGGAGGAGCGACTCTAATCTTCGAATCCCCCACTATTTCCGCGCCACGATGTTCCGTCAGGAGCGGATCGAATTGTGCGACGTTGCGGTTTAACGAGGCCGGTACAGATCGCTATACCTGCAACcagatttatttttgaaaaattgtccTCGTGCCCGTTGGAACACGCTCAAAATCGAATTAGGTATTTTCATTGTCGCGTTAACAGCTAAATGTACACTTTAGCATGAATCCAATTAATTATAGAACTTTATTGCGATTTGAATACCATACTACTTGGTAACGGTACTGATTTGGCAATTTTACTATgttaatgtgaaaaaattgcaTGTGTCAAAAAGAAATGTCTAAATTTTCGTCAGAATTATTCATTCAATCGATTTTACCTTACTTCCtgactttataatataatttttgtctttttcttgataaatattaacatgtATTGTATCAATTAATCGTGATTAACCGtaataatctattaataatCCATCTTAAATACCCAGGCTAACACTGACCTCGCAATAatcattcaaaataatatctggATTTGAAACGAAATCGTTTCCAAGCCCGAGCGGGCGCCCGACAACGATGCGCACATCGTTACCGTCGATCCTGATCGGTCGACGTCGTAGATCCTCGGCGTTTCCTCGGCGGCGTTTTAAAAGAGACGCGGATTTCGCTGTCCGCAGCATTTGCCGCAAGGCCTCGAAGGCGGGAGGTGTTGCAGCGCGCCCGCCGTGCCCCAGGCCACGGCGCCACTCCTCTCTTCCTGCGGACGCGCAACGAATCGCAATTGGCCCCGGCTTACTCCCGCGGATTAGATTGCAATTTATCTTGGCCTCTTTGACCCGACCGTGTGCTCCCCTCGGCCTCGCGAGCAACGCGAcccacgcgtcgcgtcgggcCAGCACGCGCATCCTCGGAACGTGGGTCGCGTGGACGCTCGCGGCGCGCCGAAAAGAGAAGCCCGCGAGAAACGTGGAAAAGATTTCAGCCCGTCGAAACGTGATGCGCAGTCACGAAAATTAAATGTCCATGCCGAGAGGAGAGTCCGCGAAAAACGCTGcagctgaaaaaaaaattataactcgtTGAAAAAGGCGTTGACGCGCAGTCACGTGAATTAAATAACGCGTTGCTCGAATCTTGTTATAGATTATCGATACTTTAAAGCGCGTgcgtaaaaagaattattaaataatagagaCGTGTAGGTAACGTATATACGAGGTGAGATTCAAACGAGTTCGCGAGGCAGATTGCggaaatttacttaaattccgaaaaaaattctgctaaatatttaatatacatataatgacCGTTTACAGAATTTTTATCCCGTTGCTGATATTTTTCGGCAATCAATCCTTTCTTTACTTCTTTCATATAGAGAAggaatagaatatatttatatatttcaagcaTTGTaggatatgtataataattttgttctaaaaattaatccttgtatatttaaaagatattccAGAATCTTTTaactcaatttttatcttatcacAGAGAGATGATggattttatattctatttcgTGCCGATATTTTTCGGCAATCAAtccttttttaacatttcttaaCTTCTTCCATGTGTgtgtgaaattataaatattattatattatacgttaaTATCCATATTTTTCCGTTCCATCAACTTGCAACTCGACTCGCGGACTTGCCGTGAGAAGAGACCTAAAAAAGTTGCGGTTTAAAAGGTCTTATGTCAGTGTCAGGAAACAACACTCAATCGCgctttttttgtttacgaCATAATCGATTGAGTATGACGACTAAACGAGGAGAAAGAACGATTACGAAATGTAACCGGACAAATTATTTACCTTTCCGTCAACAAGATCCCAAAACTCAGCTCGATGCGCTTCGTCGAAACCGCTTACGAATACACTATTGAGTAACGCTTCGGGAGAGGAAAGTAATCGGATGATGCTCCGGTTGTTTtcaaaagcaaaaatattgcaatcTGTGTTACGGTGGCACGTGACCCACATCACGAGAGCAAGTTAACAAGCGACGAAGGCGAAAGCTCCGATGCGTGCCGAGGTATATCAATGCAGCACTTTCACagatttctgaaaaatgtaaGAACTAGCGCGGAGTATCCcattagaattaatttgttCTTATCTGTCGTAGAAAGTTATGGTAGCAAACAATCTCCTGTCAGCCTTTTAAGGCCCAAAGGATGCGCgtgaatttcaatttaatacgTCGTTAAAAGATTGAACGATAAAGCGTGTGATTCTCCGTTCTGGAATAATAGAGTCACGCTTACTGAGCttcgttttaattttacgaatatGTTGTTTACGATACGAGCGAATTATATCAAACAGATTTCATCGTGTCGAGAGAGTTATTGTTCTGTCAGCAAAACTGTTAGTAGCATTCGCTTTAGTAGGACGGCgtgcaaagaaaataattaatattaattagatcaAAAGAGTTATGTTACATCTTAAACatatagattataattacattattttatcatattacactgtaaaatatctatctacttttgtaaatttatttttccttccagaaagtaaattattttctgataaTTTAACGCGCTTTTCGGAAAATAGAAATCTAAATccatatttataacttttttggGCTTCTGCCCCTCTCCTTGATtacttttctaaatattaatatataaataaatatcgccTCGTATAGCTGCTCTCTGcagaatagaataaaataagaatcgaTCATctttctgtaataaaataaaaattgagttGAAAAATtctggaatattttttaaatattgaaattaattaaaaaaaataaaattattatacgcaTCCTACCATgaaatatatgcattattaaatataattctctcaattattaatttgttgctACGTGCCAATATTCACGAGCAGTTCTCAGGTTCGACGACTTTATCTTCGCGATCTGggattaaaattgttaatcatAGCGGCGTGAAAAACGTGCGCGCAAAGATAAATAGATACTATTAATAGTTTCGTCGAGACATCTCCTCCCACAGTCggatatgaattatttaaacaacgTCGAAGCCTCCGAAACCTATTTGTTGTCCTTAGAGAGCCGCGCGGGATTCAGATGGCGGATTAAGCCCGATCATTTACGGCGCCGTCCCCGATTGAAATATAAGTCTCGAGTTAAGTATTAAACGGTGTAATTGACATACTGCGACTTGTCTGCCTCTGTTAGCTGCAGCGTCCGTGCGTATGGATGCGTGCGCgagattaaataattgctcCAACATATATTATGGTGGACGGTGGACACGGGAGAGCGGGCACAAGACAAAGTAAATTGACTTAACTGCTAACATCCATTTTGACCATAATCGCAACTGAATGTGACGCAACTGGGCTGATCGTAAAACAGTTCCAAACGTTGCCGAATTTGTTAATCCGTGTTGCGCGCTTGTAGCtgaagcaaaattaaaaacaattttaaaaggaaaaatcgtacggcataaattaaatataatgaattatttttaatatgtaggTATTAAATTCTATGGGTAGTCTTTAcgtaataaatcatattataataatattataaatattaagaattctTGTGTTGCATTAACGTTATTATAAGCAACgttattataacattattaacaCGTTCCGTGCCGCGTGATGACCCACTTTCCGTTCAGGCCGTTTGATATTTTGGCCTTTTGATTATTAGCaagtattttcatattaaatgttaaatcaatatttaataaatattaagattaaataaatatttaataaaaatatttgcttcgTTTTGCATTTTGTACATTAGGCTCTTTTCTTTAcaatcatttttttgttttgtaattatgaaacacaatttatttaactataaTGAACATACTGCGTGGGTCACCGGTACCCACCGGACCCACCGGACCCACGCGACGTAGAGGACAAATCACGTAAAATTAGTCCGGCGGAacatgttaatataaaataccatTTCACACGCGAGCTTCTTCCGAGAAAAACAATCTCCTGGAAAAGGAGCAGCTCAACCGACGTCAGATGAATCGTAATGCATCCAATGAAAGAGGAGTCCAGATGaggagataatttttcgcttATAGTTATACCGCGGCTACGAAGGATGAAGAAAACAAGGAGCTTTAACAAAGCACGCGGAGATAGTCCACCgctactttattaaaaatgtaaaacagcGCTCCAGAGGTACAAAGATGACACGGTGCGTTTTTTATTAAGTGAGAGATACCTCATGAAAATCAAATGACAATGTCGATGACGGAAAcgggcgagaaagagagacgaccCTACGTGTCGTGGTATCTGCAGTAGGCGCTGTCCTCGATGAGCTCCTGAGGAATCCACTCCTCCGCTGGAAACTGATGCGACAGAGTCGCCGCGTAATCCTCCACCTCCTTGAGGACGCGCAACAAATTTCCGCCCACAAGCTTCTTTATATCGGTCGCGGACCATCTACGGTCTCTGGTCAGCTCGGCCAGCAGCAAGGGGTAGCCGGATACGTCTGGCAATTCCGTCGGCGGCCTGAATAAGTGCAAATGTTTCTCTCAATCCTTTTATCGCTTAGGTCTGTCGGGCTCTGTCCGAAAGTACGTACGTTATaaaacagtaaataaaatagtaatctTTTATAACTGCACAATATTTTGGATCTACATCAAGCagacagaaaaaattattatgcaaatgcaaaaattatcgttCTGTCGTTGTACAGGCAAACGTGAAATAAATGTGAGTTTAATAGACACAGACAGATGGTAGATAGAGGATTGAgcaatagttatttttatagcaAAGAAGCGCTGAATGTGTACTCATTCTtcgaaacaaataaaattagatatgacgccttgattatatttttaattagtgaAACAAATTACGAGATCACTGTTAATTATGGCAAATTATTACTTTGAGGGTTTTAatggcaaataaaaattaatgaatattgaAACGGGCTGTCAGCAGTTGCTCGGAAAGTTATTGGAAAGTAATCGCGTTGCGTAATTTCCGCAAACGTGCATTAGCGGTACCAGTGCATAATAAAGATATGGCAATGCTGACGCATCTTCAGCTACCTCAATATCCCGTCGTAGCCCGCACCGAGGCCCACGTGGTTCACACCAGCTGTTCGTCTGATATGATTGATGTGAGCTGTAAAAAGAGACGGCGCTGTGTCTATCTCGTTCCCGGAGTTTTTGATGTTTACGATTTCGACTGTCAATCTTTTGATGTTTCTCACACACCGGGCTACTTACGCACCTATGATATCGTACATGGAGGCCTTATCGCTGCAGCTCAAGTGCGCGCTGTCGAAACTGACCATAACCAGACCGCCGTTGAGGGACTGAAGCAAGCAGAGATGAAAGCCACGCGATTAATCCTCGAACAAATATCAAGTCACCACGATGAACACTACATAATCTTCTTGTCTccacgaaataattaaaaatttaatatttaaacggATAACAGATAAGCCATTCGGTTTGcagattataaacaaaattacatttagagAAAAGTAATTCCTCAgacgaaattaaaatgtaaaaatcgaCGCCTAAGTTGTTTAaagttaaacaatttatttctgaacCACCATTCGTACTTTGTAGTGTTTATCGTAAGGTAGTTCCAGGGGaagttttctctttcttaccAAATTCCGCAGCACGTCATCTGGGACATTGCTCGAGGAGTTGCAGAGAGCCTTGGCAGCGCTGTGCGAGAATATAACGGGCGCCTTTGTCACGGCGAGGGCGTCCCTCATCGTTCTCACCGAAACGTGAGAGAGATCCACGAGCATACCGAGCCGATTCAGCTCCCGGACAACCGCTTTGCCAAACGGCGAGAGGCCATCGCTGTGAAAATCGGAGGGCGCGTCCGAGTTCGGATCATCTACAGAGCACGAGTCCGCCCTGGAAATCAGAATCGAACTTCGGATATCGCGCCAAACTGAAAATCCAATCTAGAAGACATGCAGTTAAGATTCTCGAGCGCGAATGCGAAATTTGCGACTTCCTTTCCGGCAGAACCAAGATGTCATTTATTTGCGTTTAAGCTAATCGCTCGGTGTAAGATGTAATAAACTTCTAGGGACTTATCAGGCTCCTCGAAcgattaatgtaaatataaaccgCGCGATGTGAAAGCAAAACGTTAGCTAATACCAGATGTCAATTTGCTCCTCCAAGGTTCGTTCCTTTCCGCTGTCATTATATCCGCGCAACGCTCATGTGCGCGTCTCGTGAGCGTAAAAAGACGTTAATCTTCCCGGTACGGCGCGGTCGAACTCACCACGGCGTGTTGCACTTGTGGGTCAGGGTCATGTAGCGCGCGCCCAACCGGTGGAAGCTCCTCAGCACCGCCATGGAGGTGCCGATGCTGTGGCCACCCTCTATCCCTACCAGGCTGGCGATCACCCCGTCCCGGTGCGCGTTCTCCAGCTCGCCGCTCGTCGTCACCAGCCGAACGCGCTTGGGGTAGCGCG
Proteins encoded:
- the LOC139813503 gene encoding dipeptidase 1; this encodes MFELYGVGKDGMVYRSPPPRRKEVDILTETCLQLSSPEFMRKLPNGDALHHIKDTGVSTSFSKAKEPPRESRGSAVRRWMVMTGFFFLGCALVAGVGLPLALELRSSHLLEARLQVVRRMLSEIPLIDGHNDFAWNLRKHRGSTKLDNFPFDEDLSRNSSWGPQWQTDLIRLQQGIVGAQFWSAYVPCEAQFLDAVQLTLEQIDIVRRLTSRYPKRVRLVTTSGELENAHRDGVIASLVGIEGGHSIGTSMAVLRSFHRLGARYMTLTHKCNTPWADSCSVDDPNSDAPSDFHSDGLSPFGKAVVRELNRLGMLVDLSHVSVRTMRDALAVTKAPVIFSHSAAKALCNSSSNVPDDVLRNLSLNGGLVMVSFDSAHLSCSDKASMYDIIAHINHIRRTAGVNHVGLGAGYDGILRPPTELPDVSGYPLLLAELTRDRRWSATDIKKLVGGNLLRVLKEVEDYAATLSHQFPAEEWIPQELIEDSAYCRYHDT